One Halioglobus japonicus DNA segment encodes these proteins:
- a CDS encoding Nif3-like dinuclear metal center hexameric protein, translating to MSTTLDELLAYIDTTLEPGRFRDYCPNGLQVQGRDKVTRIASGVTANQALLDAAIEWGADAILVHHGYFWKGESAPVVGMKRRRLGALLGADVSLLAYHLPLDAHPELGNNARLGQLLGIDGFEPLDPEDRQGVGNIGNLPGGQTASQFCRQIEALTGQVPLLIGEAEARVNRVAWCTGAAQSYIDAAVAAGADLFLTGEVSEPTVHTAREEGVQFVAAGHHATERYGVQALGERLAQVFSIEHRFIDIANPV from the coding sequence ATGAGCACTACGCTGGACGAACTGCTGGCTTATATCGACACAACGTTGGAGCCTGGGAGGTTTCGCGATTACTGCCCGAACGGATTGCAGGTGCAGGGCCGGGACAAAGTGACCCGGATTGCCTCGGGCGTCACGGCCAATCAGGCCTTACTGGATGCCGCGATCGAATGGGGTGCCGATGCCATATTGGTGCACCACGGCTATTTCTGGAAGGGCGAGTCTGCGCCCGTTGTGGGGATGAAGCGCCGCCGCCTGGGTGCACTGCTGGGCGCCGATGTCAGCTTGCTCGCCTATCACCTGCCGCTGGATGCGCACCCCGAATTGGGCAACAACGCTCGTCTGGGGCAACTGCTGGGGATTGATGGCTTTGAGCCGCTTGACCCGGAGGATCGCCAGGGCGTGGGCAATATCGGCAATCTGCCGGGTGGTCAGACAGCCAGCCAGTTTTGTCGCCAGATTGAGGCGCTCACGGGGCAGGTGCCGCTGCTGATTGGCGAGGCTGAAGCGCGTGTTAATCGTGTGGCCTGGTGTACCGGGGCTGCGCAATCCTATATCGATGCCGCCGTGGCCGCGGGTGCGGATTTGTTCCTGACGGGTGAAGTGTCGGAGCCCACGGTGCATACGGCGCGGGAGGAGGGTGTTCAGTTTGTCGCCGCGGGTCACCACGCCACCGAGCGTTATGGTGTGCAGGCGTTAGGTGAGCGGCTGGCACAGGTGTTCTCTATCGAGCACCGGTTTATCGATATCGCTAACCCGGTGTAA
- a CDS encoding ubiquinol-cytochrome c reductase, translated as MINMLVGLRDWVDERLPIMRAWDTHMGKYYAPKNFNFWYFFGVLSLLVLVNQLLTGIWLTMNYTPSAEDAFASVEYIMRDVDYGWILRYMHSTGASAFFVVVYLHMFRALLYGSYKKPRELIWIFGMLIFVVLMAEAFVGYVLPWGQMSYWGAQVIISLFGAIPVVGEDIVTWIRGDYLISGATLNRFFALHVVALPIVLLALVVLHLLALHEVGSNNPDGVDIKKHKDENGVPLDGVAFHPYYTVHDLQAIAVFLFIFCAVMFFLPEMGGFFLEFANFEEANGLKTPEHIAPVWYFTPFYSVLRAVPDKFWGFVAFAASVAIPFLLPWLDRSPVRSWRYRGNITKVMLVLFVACFLILGVLGVRSVTDGRTVLAQICSVFYFAFFLLMPIWSSMDKTKPVPERITTDGGIGFWGSMGGLALIMALTILPLKAVGAESAFNCGEIECDEFVVDLEDKASLQNGAKLYMNYCMGCHSLQYSRYNRVADDLGIPADLMEANLMFDPANKIGDLMENAMDDGTAKVWFGATPPDLTLVARARSSVSRTGPEWLYTYLRNFYRDDSRPYGVNNRVFKDVGMPHVMLEMQGMQECAMGPVKASNGGIKRDPLTGENILEDPCGSWSIAEPGTSTPEEFDAAIYDLVNFLAYTAEPMAMERKRTGVFVLLFIVLFFVFAWLLNREYWKDVH; from the coding sequence ATGATCAATATGCTTGTTGGATTGCGTGACTGGGTTGATGAGCGTCTGCCTATCATGCGCGCGTGGGACACCCACATGGGCAAATACTACGCGCCCAAAAACTTTAATTTCTGGTATTTCTTCGGGGTCCTGTCCCTGTTGGTACTCGTCAACCAGCTGCTCACCGGTATCTGGCTGACCATGAACTACACCCCCAGCGCGGAAGACGCGTTCGCCTCTGTCGAATACATCATGCGCGATGTCGATTACGGCTGGATTCTGCGCTATATGCACTCCACCGGGGCCTCGGCCTTCTTTGTGGTGGTGTACCTGCATATGTTCCGCGCACTGTTATACGGATCGTATAAAAAGCCGCGCGAACTGATCTGGATCTTCGGCATGCTGATCTTCGTGGTCCTGATGGCTGAGGCTTTCGTGGGTTATGTGCTGCCCTGGGGCCAGATGTCCTACTGGGGAGCCCAGGTTATTATCTCGCTGTTTGGCGCGATCCCGGTTGTCGGTGAAGACATTGTGACCTGGATTCGCGGTGACTACCTGATTTCCGGCGCTACCCTGAACCGCTTCTTCGCCCTGCACGTGGTGGCGTTGCCCATCGTGCTACTGGCCCTGGTAGTACTGCACCTGCTGGCGCTGCATGAGGTGGGTTCCAACAATCCCGATGGTGTGGATATCAAGAAGCACAAAGACGAAAATGGTGTGCCTCTGGACGGCGTTGCCTTCCACCCCTACTACACCGTTCACGATCTGCAGGCGATTGCGGTGTTCCTGTTCATTTTCTGTGCGGTGATGTTCTTCCTGCCGGAAATGGGTGGTTTCTTCCTCGAATTCGCGAACTTTGAGGAGGCCAATGGTCTTAAGACGCCGGAGCACATTGCCCCGGTCTGGTATTTCACTCCGTTCTACTCGGTGCTGCGTGCAGTACCGGACAAGTTCTGGGGCTTCGTGGCGTTTGCTGCTTCAGTCGCTATTCCTTTCCTGCTGCCCTGGCTAGACCGCAGCCCGGTACGCTCCTGGCGCTACCGCGGCAACATCACCAAAGTGATGCTGGTGTTGTTTGTGGCTTGTTTCTTGATCCTGGGCGTTCTCGGCGTTCGTTCAGTGACCGATGGTCGTACTGTCCTGGCGCAGATTTGCTCGGTGTTCTACTTCGCGTTCTTCCTGCTGATGCCGATCTGGTCGTCTATGGACAAGACCAAGCCTGTGCCCGAGCGTATTACTACCGATGGCGGTATTGGCTTCTGGGGCAGCATGGGCGGTCTGGCGCTGATTATGGCGTTGACAATTCTGCCGCTCAAGGCCGTGGGTGCCGAATCCGCTTTTAACTGTGGCGAGATCGAATGTGATGAGTTTGTCGTCGATCTGGAGGACAAAGCTTCCCTGCAAAATGGCGCCAAGCTGTACATGAACTACTGCATGGGCTGTCACTCTCTGCAGTACTCGCGTTACAACCGTGTAGCTGACGATCTGGGCATTCCCGCTGACCTGATGGAAGCGAACCTGATGTTCGATCCCGCCAACAAAATCGGCGATCTGATGGAAAATGCCATGGACGACGGCACCGCCAAGGTCTGGTTTGGTGCGACCCCGCCGGATCTGACGCTTGTGGCACGTGCGCGCTCTTCGGTAAGCCGTACGGGCCCGGAGTGGCTGTACACTTACCTGCGTAATTTCTACCGGGATGACAGCCGCCCCTATGGCGTCAACAACCGCGTATTCAAGGATGTGGGTATGCCCCACGTCATGCTTGAAATGCAGGGCATGCAGGAGTGTGCCATGGGGCCGGTCAAGGCCAGCAACGGCGGCATTAAGCGCGATCCGCTCACAGGCGAGAATATTCTCGAGGATCCCTGTGGCTCCTGGTCCATCGCTGAGCCTGGCACATCGACGCCAGAAGAGTTCGATGCGGCCATTTACGACCTGGTGAATTTCCTGGCTTATACAGCCGAGCCAATGGCAATGGAGCGCAAGCGCACCGGCGTCTTTGTACTGCTATTCATCGTACTGTTCTTTGTCTTCGCCTGGTTGCTCAACCGCGAATACTGGAAAGACGTACACTGA
- a CDS encoding BolA family protein yields the protein MDAATVKNLLEQHLPDCEFQVQGEGSNYDIIAVGSVFEGLRPVKKQQLVYGALSEEIASGAIHAVNIRTLTPAEWQAEA from the coding sequence ATGGATGCCGCCACGGTAAAGAACCTGCTAGAACAGCACCTGCCGGATTGTGAGTTTCAGGTGCAGGGCGAGGGCAGTAATTACGACATCATCGCCGTGGGCAGCGTGTTTGAAGGTCTGCGTCCGGTTAAGAAGCAGCAGCTGGTATACGGCGCCCTGAGCGAAGAGATTGCCTCCGGCGCTATCCACGCGGTGAACATTCGCACTTTGACGCCCGCGGAGTGGCAGGCCGAGGCCTGA
- the zapE gene encoding cell division protein ZapE, which produces MSTPWQRYQSDLQREGFSHDPAQEEAVRLLQDLYERLVARYQQRETGLGSFIRRLRKQPLEPEVGLYLWGGVGRGKTYLVDTFHDSLPFERKLRIHFHRFMQRVHSELTQLEGEKNPLEIVADRLAEEAIVICFDEFFVTDIGDAMILGGLMEALFARGVSLVATSNIVPENLYENGLQRQRFLPAIALVQKYTKVVNVDAGIDYRLRTLQQAELYHYPLDQAADLSLRSSFEALAVEPGKHWERIEINGRYLTVRCLADDVAWFEFAELCDGPRSQNDYIELARIFHAVLLSGVPRFTSDLNDQARRFINLVDEFYDRNVKLVLTAQAPLLELYASGSLEFEFQRTQSRLQEMQSHEYLAREHRP; this is translated from the coding sequence ATGTCTACACCCTGGCAGCGCTATCAGTCAGATCTCCAGCGGGAGGGGTTTAGTCACGACCCTGCCCAGGAGGAGGCTGTACGCCTGTTGCAGGACCTCTACGAGCGCCTGGTGGCGCGCTATCAGCAGCGCGAAACCGGTCTGGGCAGCTTTATCCGGCGCCTGCGCAAGCAGCCATTGGAGCCGGAGGTCGGCCTTTATCTGTGGGGCGGGGTGGGGCGCGGCAAGACCTATCTCGTCGACACGTTTCACGACAGCCTGCCTTTTGAGCGCAAACTCAGAATCCACTTTCATCGCTTCATGCAGCGCGTTCACAGTGAGCTGACGCAGCTGGAGGGCGAAAAAAATCCGCTCGAAATCGTCGCGGATCGCCTGGCAGAGGAGGCGATCGTAATCTGCTTCGACGAGTTTTTTGTCACCGACATTGGCGATGCGATGATTCTGGGAGGGCTCATGGAGGCCCTGTTTGCACGTGGCGTCAGCCTGGTGGCGACCTCCAATATAGTCCCTGAGAACCTCTATGAGAACGGCCTGCAGCGCCAGCGTTTCCTGCCCGCGATTGCGCTGGTCCAGAAATACACCAAGGTGGTGAACGTCGACGCGGGTATCGACTACCGGCTGCGCACGTTGCAGCAGGCCGAGTTGTATCACTATCCATTGGATCAGGCGGCAGATCTCAGTTTGCGCAGTAGTTTTGAGGCCCTGGCGGTAGAGCCGGGTAAGCATTGGGAGCGTATTGAGATCAACGGCCGGTATCTGACCGTGCGCTGTCTTGCCGACGATGTGGCCTGGTTCGAATTTGCCGAACTTTGTGACGGGCCCCGCTCCCAGAACGACTACATCGAGCTGGCACGTATTTTCCATGCGGTGCTGCTGTCCGGCGTGCCCCGGTTTACCTCGGATCTGAACGATCAGGCCCGCCGCTTTATCAATCTGGTGGATGAGTTCTACGATCGCAATGTGAAGCTGGTGCTTACCGCACAAGCCCCGCTGCTGGAGCTCTATGCCAGTGGCAGCCTGGAGTTTGAGTTCCAGCGCACTCAGTCACGTTTGCAGGAGATGCAGTCTCACGAGTATCTGGCCCGTGAGCACCGGCCCTAG
- a CDS encoding ClpXP protease specificity-enhancing factor has product MTPSRPYIMRALYEWIVDNSCTPYILVDATMEDVSVPEQYVKDGQIVLNISPTAVMDLDMSNDAVVFNGRFGGVATDVYVPVTAVVGIYARENGQGMVFEPEDPPEDDPTPPEDTPPEPSGKPEGRPSLKIVK; this is encoded by the coding sequence ATGACACCTAGTCGCCCCTACATCATGCGCGCACTCTACGAGTGGATCGTGGACAATAGCTGCACGCCCTATATTCTCGTCGATGCCACCATGGAGGATGTTTCGGTGCCCGAGCAGTATGTTAAGGACGGTCAGATTGTTCTCAATATATCGCCGACAGCGGTGATGGACCTAGACATGAGCAATGATGCCGTGGTCTTTAATGGTCGCTTCGGGGGTGTGGCTACCGATGTCTATGTGCCGGTGACGGCTGTGGTGGGTATCTACGCTCGAGAGAACGGCCAGGGTATGGTGTTTGAGCCGGAAGATCCGCCGGAAGACGATCCCACACCGCCCGAAGACACACCACCGGAACCCTCCGGTAAGCCCGAGGGGCGCCCCTCGCTGAAAATCGTCAAGTAA
- the rplM gene encoding 50S ribosomal protein L13: MKTYSAKAEDVSRDWFVVDASDKTLGRLASEIAHRLRGKHKAEYTPHVDTGDYIVVINAEKVRVTGAKATDKIYHSHTGYPGGLKSISFEKLIDKAPERVIQGAVKGMLPRNPLGRAMFKKLKVYAGSEHPHAAQQPQALNI, from the coding sequence ATGAAAACTTATAGTGCCAAAGCAGAAGACGTATCCCGCGACTGGTTCGTGGTGGATGCCTCTGACAAAACCCTGGGGCGCCTGGCAAGTGAAATTGCGCATCGTTTGCGCGGCAAGCACAAGGCCGAATACACACCTCACGTAGACACTGGCGATTACATCGTCGTGATCAATGCGGAAAAGGTACGTGTAACCGGCGCCAAGGCGACCGACAAGATTTACCACAGCCACACTGGTTACCCCGGTGGTCTGAAGTCTATCTCTTTTGAAAAGCTGATCGACAAGGCCCCTGAGCGCGTTATCCAGGGTGCAGTTAAAGGCATGCTGCCGCGTAACCCGCTGGGCCGCGCCATGTTCAAGAAGCTCAAAGTGTACGCGGGCAGCGAGCATCCGCACGCCGCACAACAGCCGCAAGCACTTAATATCTAA
- a CDS encoding S1C family serine protease, with protein sequence MQESLKFIAWPTIAGILAALLILDRWVLPASDATAPGQAVSSYANAVEDASPSVVNIYTAKRILERAPLLDRRSALVLAPSQSVRERIERSLGSGVIMTAQGHILTNHHVIAGADAIQVLLHDGRTANAAVVGSDIATDLAVLRIDLPDLKPISTGNSNRLQVGDVVLAIGNPLGFGHTVSQGIVSALGRWGLQPNAAYEDYIQTDASVHQGNSGGALIDARGQLMGINTLIYTSGGDSEGTTGIGISLAIPINMAAFVMHDLIEYGEVIRGWLGVSVDPIRPVQGEGQALLVMDVAASSPAERAGLAQGDVITHINGDPILDGRQTMHHIAQLRPGDTIAISIRRRQQSLELRAVVGVQGQTSPVR encoded by the coding sequence ATGCAAGAGAGCCTGAAATTTATCGCCTGGCCCACCATCGCCGGCATCCTGGCCGCCTTACTCATCCTGGATCGCTGGGTGTTACCCGCCAGTGACGCCACCGCACCGGGGCAGGCTGTCAGCAGCTACGCCAACGCCGTCGAAGACGCCAGTCCATCGGTAGTGAACATTTACACCGCCAAGCGTATTCTCGAGCGCGCACCGTTACTCGACCGCCGCTCTGCCCTGGTCCTGGCACCCTCCCAGTCCGTGCGCGAACGCATAGAACGCTCGTTGGGCTCAGGCGTCATCATGACCGCCCAAGGCCATATCCTCACTAATCACCACGTTATCGCCGGCGCCGATGCCATTCAGGTCCTGCTGCACGATGGCCGCACCGCAAACGCGGCGGTTGTAGGCTCAGATATTGCCACCGATCTGGCGGTACTGCGCATTGACCTGCCGGATCTCAAACCCATCTCCACTGGCAACTCCAACCGCCTGCAGGTGGGCGATGTGGTACTGGCTATTGGCAATCCGCTCGGATTCGGACACACCGTCAGCCAGGGTATTGTGTCGGCTCTGGGCCGCTGGGGGCTGCAGCCAAACGCGGCTTACGAAGACTATATCCAGACCGATGCTTCGGTACACCAGGGCAACTCGGGAGGTGCTCTGATCGATGCCCGCGGCCAGCTAATGGGTATTAACACCCTGATCTATACCAGCGGCGGCGATAGCGAGGGCACAACAGGCATTGGCATTAGCCTGGCTATCCCCATCAACATGGCCGCGTTTGTCATGCACGACCTGATTGAATACGGCGAAGTCATCCGCGGCTGGCTGGGCGTCAGTGTGGACCCAATCCGGCCCGTACAAGGTGAAGGCCAGGCCCTGCTGGTTATGGATGTCGCAGCGAGCAGTCCGGCGGAACGCGCCGGCCTTGCCCAGGGCGATGTCATTACCCACATTAACGGCGACCCGATTCTCGACGGTCGCCAGACCATGCACCACATCGCCCAGTTGCGGCCCGGTGACACCATCGCGATCTCAATCCGGCGCCGTCAGCAAAGCCTGGAATTGCGGGCTGTGGTTGGCGTCCAGGGCCAGACCAGCCCTGTCAGATAG
- the hisG gene encoding ATP phosphoribosyltransferase has product MTETITMALTKGRILKETLPLLAKSGIEPTEDIAKSRKLVFETTIPGLRLLVIRGTDVPTYVRHGAADIGVVGKDILLEHGAEGLYEPLDLGIARCRLMTAGPVGWRPSGARIRVATKFVNIAREHFARQGVHADVIKLYGAMELAPIMDLADLIVDIVDTGNTLRANGMEPMDEIATVSSRLIVNKAAMRSSCAGIERIIADLTSAVEAS; this is encoded by the coding sequence ATGACTGAAACCATTACCATGGCCCTGACCAAGGGGCGCATTCTGAAAGAAACGCTGCCGCTGCTGGCGAAATCGGGGATTGAGCCGACCGAGGACATTGCCAAGAGTCGCAAGCTGGTTTTCGAAACGACGATACCTGGCCTGCGCTTGCTGGTCATTCGCGGCACCGATGTGCCTACCTATGTGCGCCACGGCGCGGCGGATATAGGCGTGGTTGGCAAGGACATCCTGCTCGAGCATGGCGCGGAGGGGCTGTATGAGCCACTGGATCTGGGTATTGCGCGCTGCCGCCTGATGACTGCGGGGCCCGTGGGATGGCGCCCGAGTGGTGCCCGTATCCGGGTGGCGACCAAGTTCGTCAATATCGCCCGGGAGCACTTTGCCCGCCAGGGCGTGCACGCAGACGTGATCAAGTTATACGGGGCGATGGAGCTGGCGCCGATCATGGACCTGGCAGATCTGATTGTCGATATTGTCGATACCGGTAATACGCTGCGGGCCAATGGCATGGAACCGATGGATGAAATTGCCACGGTGAGCTCGCGGCTTATTGTGAACAAGGCCGCCATGCGTTCCAGCTGCGCCGGCATAGAGCGCATTATTGCCGACCTCACCAGCGCGGTAGAGGCATCCTGA
- a CDS encoding YhcB family protein, giving the protein MYDLTIVIAAAAAALIAGLAAGLLIGRRSSPAGQKHREVERKLDQVLQDKKVYEDEVVEHFSETAQLLNQLTSSYRDVHNHLAKGASDLCQGKGPVAMVNAASQDPAEIPANLADIQQPLDYAPKTSPDEKGMLNEEFGLDRTATAAEESPPPPRGSRRYTGLAISINRCSIENTCASRSPNACTP; this is encoded by the coding sequence GTGTACGACCTGACTATTGTAATTGCCGCTGCCGCAGCAGCACTGATTGCCGGCCTGGCCGCAGGCCTGCTCATCGGTCGCCGCTCCTCTCCTGCCGGCCAGAAACACCGTGAAGTAGAGCGCAAACTGGACCAGGTTCTGCAAGACAAGAAAGTGTACGAAGACGAAGTGGTCGAGCACTTTTCAGAGACAGCACAGCTGCTTAACCAACTTACCAGCAGCTATCGCGATGTGCACAATCATCTCGCCAAGGGCGCCAGCGACCTGTGCCAGGGCAAGGGGCCAGTCGCCATGGTGAATGCTGCCAGCCAGGACCCTGCCGAGATTCCTGCCAACCTGGCAGACATTCAACAACCCCTGGACTACGCGCCAAAAACATCACCTGATGAAAAAGGCATGCTGAACGAAGAGTTTGGCTTGGACCGCACTGCAACCGCAGCCGAGGAGTCCCCACCGCCCCCCCGCGGGTCTAGGCGTTACACCGGGTTAGCGATATCGATAAACCGGTGCTCGATAGAGAACACCTGTGCCAGCCGCTCACCTAACGCCTGCACACCATAA
- the murA gene encoding UDP-N-acetylglucosamine 1-carboxyvinyltransferase, giving the protein MQKLLIKGGGALNGELRISGSKNAALPILAATLLADGPVVVRNLPHLQDVTTMIELLGCMGVTLTIDEKLGVEVDSRSTSRYEAPYELVKTMRASILVLGPLLARFGTARVSFPGGCAIGSRPVDLHLRALEAMGATIEVLEGYIYAHADGRLRGAHIVMETVTVGGTENAMMAAVLAKGRTVIENAAREPEVVDLANCLVAMGANISGHGTGTITVEGVERLQGGEYTVMSDRIEAGTYLVAAAATRGSIRLRDVNAHDLDSVLAKLEQAGAVIGSGDDWISLDMEGRQPRAVNIRTAPFPGFPTDMQAQFTAMNAVAQGTGTVTETVFENRLIQVHEMNRMGANIVLEGATAIITGRDRLQGAPVMASDLRASASLVIAGLVADGETQVDRIYHIDRGYECIEEKLQSLGANIRRLPD; this is encoded by the coding sequence ATGCAAAAACTGCTGATCAAGGGTGGTGGCGCGCTGAATGGTGAGCTGCGCATTTCCGGCTCCAAGAATGCCGCACTTCCCATCCTGGCTGCGACCCTGTTGGCCGACGGGCCGGTGGTGGTGCGCAACCTGCCACATCTTCAGGATGTGACGACCATGATCGAGTTGCTCGGTTGTATGGGGGTGACCCTGACCATTGACGAGAAGCTTGGCGTGGAGGTGGATAGCCGCTCGACCTCGCGTTATGAAGCGCCGTATGAGTTGGTGAAAACCATGCGCGCCTCGATTCTGGTGCTCGGGCCGCTGCTCGCGCGCTTTGGCACGGCCAGGGTGTCTTTTCCCGGTGGCTGCGCCATCGGCAGTCGCCCGGTTGATCTGCACCTGCGAGCGCTCGAAGCCATGGGCGCCACGATAGAGGTTTTGGAGGGCTATATATACGCCCACGCCGACGGCCGTTTGCGCGGCGCGCATATCGTCATGGAGACGGTGACCGTCGGTGGGACCGAGAACGCCATGATGGCCGCGGTTCTTGCCAAAGGCCGTACGGTGATCGAGAACGCAGCGCGTGAGCCTGAAGTGGTGGATCTGGCAAACTGCCTGGTGGCTATGGGGGCGAACATCTCTGGTCACGGTACGGGTACCATTACCGTGGAGGGCGTGGAGCGGCTGCAGGGCGGCGAGTACACCGTTATGTCTGATCGGATAGAGGCAGGCACTTACCTGGTGGCTGCAGCAGCCACGCGAGGGAGCATACGCCTGCGGGATGTTAACGCGCATGATCTCGACTCGGTGTTGGCCAAGCTCGAGCAGGCGGGCGCAGTTATTGGCTCAGGTGACGATTGGATCAGCCTGGATATGGAGGGGCGCCAGCCTCGGGCGGTGAATATCCGCACGGCGCCTTTTCCGGGCTTTCCGACGGATATGCAGGCCCAGTTTACCGCCATGAATGCTGTGGCTCAGGGAACCGGTACCGTGACGGAAACGGTGTTTGAGAACCGCTTGATACAGGTCCATGAAATGAACCGTATGGGCGCGAACATTGTGCTCGAGGGGGCCACTGCGATTATTACCGGTCGGGACCGGCTGCAGGGCGCCCCGGTGATGGCGTCAGATCTGCGCGCCTCGGCCAGTCTGGTGATCGCCGGCCTGGTCGCCGATGGAGAAACACAAGTAGACCGCATTTATCATATAGATCGCGGTTATGAATGTATCGAAGAGAAACTACAATCGCTGGGTGCCAATATTCGTCGCCTGCCGGACTGA
- the rpsI gene encoding 30S ribosomal protein S9: protein MSATQYYGTGRRKTSTARVFLQSGAGNITINKRPLDEYFGREVARMIVRQPLELVEMNDKFDVNVTVAGGGSFGQAGAIRHGITRALMEYDESLRGTLRGAGYVTRDAREVERKKVGLRKARKRPQFSKR, encoded by the coding sequence ATGTCAGCTACTCAATATTACGGAACCGGTCGCCGCAAGACCTCTACTGCACGGGTTTTCCTGCAGTCTGGTGCCGGTAACATCACCATCAACAAGCGTCCGCTGGACGAGTACTTCGGCCGCGAAGTGGCACGCATGATCGTGCGTCAGCCGCTGGAGCTGGTTGAGATGAACGACAAGTTCGACGTCAACGTGACCGTTGCAGGCGGCGGCAGCTTCGGCCAGGCCGGTGCGATTCGCCACGGCATCACCCGCGCGCTGATGGAGTACGATGAGTCTCTGCGCGGCACCCTGCGCGGTGCGGGCTACGTGACTCGCGACGCTCGTGAGGTTGAGCGTAAGAAGGTCGGTCTGCGCAAAGCGCGTAAGCGTCCTCAGTTCTCCAAGCGTTAA
- the petA gene encoding ubiquinol-cytochrome c reductase iron-sulfur subunit gives MSSDGVNTGRRKFLTAATSVVGAAGAVGIAVPFLGSWNPSAKAKAAGAPVKADIGKLEPGQMVVVEWRGKPVYVMHRTPEQVADLPKLDGILKDPQSEISEQPAYIGGVDRSLRPEILVVVGLCTHLGCAPKFRPEVGAADLGGDDWLGGFFCPCHGSKFDLAGRVYSGVPASANLVVPPYSFEGDNVLVIGVDTEAA, from the coding sequence ATGAGTAGTGATGGCGTAAACACCGGCAGGAGAAAGTTCCTGACGGCTGCCACCAGTGTGGTGGGCGCTGCCGGCGCAGTGGGCATAGCTGTGCCTTTTCTGGGTTCCTGGAACCCGTCAGCGAAGGCGAAAGCCGCCGGCGCGCCTGTTAAGGCAGACATCGGCAAGCTCGAGCCGGGCCAGATGGTAGTGGTCGAGTGGCGCGGTAAGCCCGTGTATGTCATGCACCGGACACCCGAACAGGTCGCGGACCTTCCTAAGCTCGACGGCATTTTGAAGGATCCCCAGTCCGAGATCTCCGAACAGCCCGCCTACATCGGCGGTGTTGATCGCTCATTGCGTCCGGAAATTCTCGTGGTTGTTGGTCTGTGCACGCACCTGGGCTGTGCGCCCAAATTCCGTCCTGAAGTCGGCGCAGCCGATCTCGGCGGCGATGACTGGCTGGGCGGTTTCTTCTGTCCTTGTCACGGTTCCAAATTTGACCTGGCGGGGCGCGTCTATTCAGGCGTACCGGCTTCCGCCAACCTTGTGGTTCCCCCGTATTCCTTCGAGGGTGACAACGTCCTTGTAATCGGCGTGGATACGGAGGCTGCCTGA
- a CDS encoding glutathione S-transferase N-terminal domain-containing protein — translation MGVVAKRSSMTFFSDPTSHYSHRVRIVLAEKGVTVDLIESDSAHPPAELSELNPYNSLPTLLDRDLVLYESKVMMEYLDERFPHPPLLPVYPVARAESRLLIHRIEKDWCALVDAIQHTRSENVIKKSTKELKESITAIAPIFAEKPFFMSEEFTLVDCCIAPILWRLPSLGVDIRNTKQTKPLFTYMDALFNRESFQESLSEQEREMRS, via the coding sequence ATGGGTGTTGTGGCAAAGCGGTCTTCAATGACCTTTTTCTCGGACCCCACCAGTCACTACAGCCACCGGGTACGCATTGTCCTGGCGGAGAAAGGCGTGACCGTGGACCTGATTGAATCCGACTCGGCACACCCCCCTGCGGAGCTGTCCGAACTGAACCCCTACAACAGCCTGCCGACGCTGCTGGATCGCGACCTGGTGTTGTACGAATCCAAAGTGATGATGGAATACCTGGACGAGCGCTTCCCGCACCCGCCGCTGTTGCCGGTGTACCCGGTGGCTCGCGCCGAGAGCCGTCTGCTGATTCACCGCATCGAAAAAGACTGGTGCGCGCTGGTGGATGCTATCCAGCACACCCGCAGTGAAAATGTGATCAAGAAGTCCACCAAGGAACTGAAGGAAAGCATCACCGCTATTGCGCCGATTTTTGCCGAGAAGCCCTTCTTCATGAGCGAAGAGTTCACCCTGGTGGATTGCTGCATTGCCCCCATTTTGTGGCGCCTGCCTTCCCTGGGTGTGGATATCCGCAATACCAAGCAGACCAAGCCGCTGTTTACCTATATGGATGCACTGTTCAATCGCGAGTCCTTCCAGGAAAGCCTTTCCGAGCAGGAACGGGAAATGCGCTCCTGA